TCCGATCACACGTGACTATATCAAGCTCCCTCGTCCTAGACTAACCCCCCCACAAGTTCAGGATGAGTTggataattttggatttggagtgaGCAGAATGACGGGACAATATAAGGTGGTTTGGATTTTCTCTTCAGTAAGCCACTCTGAAGATCCACCGCTAGGAGCATATTCCCGAAATGCGTGCCAAGTATACACAGTTGGAACCGGATCATGGAGAAATGTTCCCTTTGGTATGCAGCTCAGGTTTATTGGTGACAATGGAGGGGTACTTTTTAACGGAAATCTTCATTGGACGGTAGCGAAAAGAAGAAGTGGCGTTGATAGATGGatttcttgctttgatcttgaaacgGAATTTTTTAGCACCTTCTCTGCACCTCGTCCTCATGGTAGAGGTTATTACAGTAGGTCACTCTGTGTTTTGAGGGATTGCCTTTGTCTAAGCGATATTTCAAAGGAAGGGTGCGTTATAATCTGGTTGATGAAGGAAGACGAGCACAGTTGGACAAAGATATTTGTCATCCCTGAAGTTGATAGACTTCCTAGCAACAGCGAAGCTGAACGACTTACTGGCGCTGTTCATATTTGGCCTATTAGAATTTTCGAAAATGGTGACGCCTTGATGGAATGGGAAGATGGCACGCTATTCTACTACTACAACAAGAGGAAAATTTTAGACTACAAGATCATGTCTCTAGGGGATCGTGATCCGTTCACCCGTACGATCATGTACGCCTCGAGCTTTGTCTCTCTCAAGAGTTTTGCGATGGAGAATGTGTACTCGTTTTGAGTTGTGACTGTGTAGTTTCTT
The nucleotide sequence above comes from Salvia hispanica cultivar TCC Black 2014 chromosome 5, UniMelb_Shisp_WGS_1.0, whole genome shotgun sequence. Encoded proteins:
- the LOC125190435 gene encoding LOW QUALITY PROTEIN: F-box protein At3g07870-like (The sequence of the model RefSeq protein was modified relative to this genomic sequence to represent the inferred CDS: deleted 1 base in 1 codon; substituted 1 base at 1 genomic stop codon) — translated: MGEDFFKYLPSEIVVEILSRLPTRAAMACKCVCKPWLGLLATPEFVNSHTPRSVLGIAVETRSLSYETIEFVDELDLDLDEEHRWDVTFSFRLPFDGPLSXSANGVIFIRDFDRGDLILCNPITRDYIKLPRPRLTPPQVQDELDNFGFGVSRMTGQYKVVWIFSSVSHSEDPPLGAYSRNACQVYTVGTGSWRNVPFGMQLRFIGDNGGVLFNGNLHWTVAKRRSGVDRWISCFDLETEFFSTFSAPRPHGRGYYSRSLCVLRDCLCLSDISKEGCVIIWLMKEDEHSWTKIFVIPEVDRLPSNSEAERLTGAVHIWPIRIFENGDALMEWEDGTLFYYYNKRKILDYKIMSLGDRDPFTRTIMYASSFVSLKSFAMENVYSF